A stretch of DNA from Candidatus Bathyarchaeota archaeon:
TTCAGGTTTTATGTGTTGATGACGAAGTTGGACTGTCACAAACTGTTAAACAAATATTAGAAAAACAAGGTTCTATTAATGTAGAAACAGCATGTTCAGTTAAAGAAGCCCTGCAAAAAATTTCCAAAAAACGATTTGATGTTGTTGTTTCTGATTATCAAATGCCTGAAAAAAGTGGTTTGGATTTTTTAAAAATTCTGAGAGATGCTGGAAATAATATTCCATTTATTTTGTTTACTGGAAAAGGTAGAGAAGAAGTCGCCGTTGAAGCGTTGAATTTAGGGGCTGAAAGATACTTTAACAAATTTGGTGACCCTGAAACGGTTTACTGTGAACTTGCCCACGGAATTCGTCAAGTAGTATCACAAAGAAAAGCAGAAAAAAAAGTATGGGACCGAGAAGAGCGATTGCGGGCAATTATTGCTTCTTCTCCTGACATGATGATAGTCAGTGACCGTAATGGATACATTACAGATTGTAACCGTGAGGCATTGAAGCTCTTTGACGTTTCTTCCAAAGATGACATAATTGGTAACCACTTTCAAACCCTGGTTGCGGAAGGCCAACATAACATATTTGAAAACATAAGAGAAAATTTGCTAAAAAACGGGTTTATAAATAAAATCGAATCTAAACTAATGACTAAATCAGGCTCTGAACTTTTCGTTGAATTTTCTGCAAATCTATTAAAGGATGCACATGGAAATATTGTTGGGGGAGTGGCGCTGGCCAGAGACGTGACTGAACGTAAGCAAACTGAAACTGCGTTGAAATTGTCGGAAGAAAAAATTCGGGCGATTATGCGTTCGGCAAATGATGCAATAATTTTGATGGATCCTAAGGGAAATATTTCGTACTGGAATGAAGCTGCTGAAAAAATATTTGGATATTCAAAAGGAGAGGTTATTGGAAAGGGTGTTCATGATCTTTTGGGACCTAAGCGTTTTCAGGAAGCTTGCATGAAGCAGTTTAGTAACTTCAAAGTTTCAGGAAAAGGGTTTCCTGTTGGATTAACTCTTGAAATGCCTGCTCTTAAAAAAGATGGATCTGAGTTCCCAGCCGAACTTTCTGTTTCAGCGTTCAAGTTGGACAACCAATGGCATGCTGTAAGCATTCTTAGAGACATAACTGAACGAAAAAATGCAGAAAATGCCCTTAAACAAAGTGAAAAACGGTTTAGGGAATTAAGCGAATTGCTTCCTGAAATTATTTATGAAGCCAACCCAGAAGGAACCCTTGTTTTTGCAAATAAGGAAGCTTTA
This window harbors:
- a CDS encoding PAS domain S-box protein produces the protein MTNHFSEDIQNGETFSDIQVLCVDDEVGLSQTVKQILEKQGSINVETACSVKEALQKISKKRFDVVVSDYQMPEKSGLDFLKILRDAGNNIPFILFTGKGREEVAVEALNLGAERYFNKFGDPETVYCELAHGIRQVVSQRKAEKKVWDREERLRAIIASSPDMMIVSDRNGYITDCNREALKLFDVSSKDDIIGNHFQTLVAEGQHNIFENIRENLLKNGFINKIESKLMTKSGSELFVEFSANLLKDAHGNIVGGVALARDVTERKQTETALKLSEEKIRAIMRSANDAIILMDPKGNISYWNEAAEKIFGYSKGEVIGKGVHDLLGPKRFQEACMKQFSNFKVSGKGFPVGLTLEMPALKKDGSEFPAELSVSAFKLDNQWHAVSILRDITERKNAENALKQSEKRFRELSELLPEIIYEANPEGTLVFANKEALVRFGYTLQDFKKGIKVSEVIAPEHRHLATKNIKRLLRGEPTGPTEYNALTKDGNIFPIMVHSVPIFHNHEVLGFRGIILDITVRKEAENKLKESLDNLRNLNEKLDVVGKLTRHDARNKLSVILNHVFLAKNQLSQPDKVLEHLDAVESAVELIEKIFKFSRIYEKLGKEKLSCINLKETFDEAIALHSCSDTISFVNDCDGLMVLGDSLLRQLFYNLIDNSLKHGEKVSQIKLYWKDENDRIKLIYEDNGIGIPETEKQKIFKEGYGKGSGYGLFLIAKLCEVYGWSIQETGIFNDSAQFTITIPKTGLDSTGSQ